Genomic DNA from Streptomyces sp. PCS3-D2:
CGACACGCCTTGTCCCCTGCGTCCAGATGCGTGACCAGCCGGACGGTGTCCGGGTCCGGCGCGGTCACCAGCACTCCTTCCTGCGATGCCCGTGCGACGACCTCGTCGGCGCCCGGCACCTCGACGAGGACGATGTTGGTCTCGGGCGGGCGCACGGGGAAGCCCGCGTCCCGCAACCCCGCCGCCAGCAGCCCGGCGTGGTCGTGGTCCTCGCCGATCCGCTCCACGTGGTGGTCCAGGGCGTACAGCCCCGCAGCCGCCAGGATGCCCGACTGACGCATGCCGCCGCCCAGGCCGTGCCGCAGCTTCCGCGCCCTGGGCAGATGTTCGGACCGGAGCAGGAGCACCGAACCGACCGGCGCGCCCAGCCCCTTCGACAGGCACACCGAGAGCGAGTCGGCGGTCTCCCCGTACTGCGCCGCCGCCGTCCCGGTCGCGGCCATCGCGTTCCAGATCCGGGCGCCGTCCATGTGGACGGCCACACCCGCGCCGGAGGTCAGCTCGCGCACCTCGCGCAGCGTCTCCAGCGGGTGGACGGTACCGCCGGCCCGGGTGTGGGTCTGCTCCACCTCCACGGCCCGCGTGCCCAGGGTGTACGCGTTGCCCCGCCGGACCGTGCCGGCCAGCAGCGCCGCGGTGACCACCCCGCGCTCCGCCGCCACCGTACGCGTCTGGATCCCGCCGTAGCGGGCGGGGGAGGCCTCCTCGTGGGCCAGGACGTGCGCCTCCGCGTCGCACACGAGCTCCTCGCCGGGGGCGACCAGGAGCTGGAGCGCGATCTGGTTGGCCATCACTCCCGAGGGTGTGAACAGGGCGGCCGGGAAACCGAAGAGACCGGCGAGGCGCTCTTCCAGGGCGCGGACGGTCGGATCCTCCCCGAAGAGGTCGTCACCGACCTCCGCGCCGGCCATCGCGGCCCGCATTCCGGGACCCGGCCGGGTCACCGTGTCGCTGCGCAGATCGACGATGCCGGAGCTGTCGGTGTTCATGACGGTTCCTCAACTCCTCGCTCACGGGGCTTCGGGGTCAGATCGCGCGCCGCCATCCAGTCCAGCAGCGGCCGCACCAGCAGCCAGGTCTCCCTTACGAGTTCCCCGGCGCGCGCCGTGTGCAGGCCCGCGGCCGGACCGTACCGGCGCCCCGCGTCGATCTTGCGGTGGCGCAGCAGGTCCAGCCGCGGGTGGTCCGCGGGCACTCCCCGCGGCCGGGACCTGAGCCGGTCCCCGCCCAGCGCGAAGCCCTGCTCCGTCAGCCGGGCCGCGATCGCTGCCAGCTCCGTGCCGCCGTCCTCCTCCTCGACGGCGGTACGGTAGCGGGCGACCTCGGCCCCGGCGTACGGGTACCAGCGGCCGGAGGCGTACAGCCCGTCCCGGTCCAGGTGCACCCACAGGCCGAGGCAGGGCAGCAAGTCCAGATAGGCGCCCTGGTAGGTCTTGTACGGGGACTTGTCGTGGGACATCCGGGTGTCCCGGACCGGGCCGAGCACCCGCACCGCGTCCGGCCCGGCCCACTCCTCGAAGAACGTGCCCAGTTCAGCGGCCAGCTCGTCCATCGGCGCACGTACGTCACGCTCGTACCGCTCGCGGTGGCGCAGCCGCCACGCCTCCTTGCTGTTGTCGGCCGCGAGGTCCTCGTACAGGCGCAGTGCCGAGGGCGGGAAGCCGCTGAAGGTCACGGCAGGTACCCCGGAAGGGGGTGGGCGGCGCACAGCTCGCCGACCCGGGTGCGGACCCGGTCGCGCAGGTCATCCGGCAGGCTGCCGCCCGGCGCGGCCAGCGCCGTCAGGACGTCCGCGACCAGGTCGGCGCACTCGGCGGCAACCGTCCGGTCCATTCCGCGCGCGGCCAGCGTGTTGGTCCCCAGCCGCAGGCCCCCCGTCACGCGTACGGGTGTGGTGTCTCCGGGGACGCGGTTGCGGTTGACGACGATCCCGCAGGCCTCCAAGGCCTCCTCGGCCACGTCCCCGGTGACGCCGCTGCCGCGCAGGTCGAGCAGCACCATGTGGGTGTCCGTACCACCCGTGACGAGCCGGAAGCCCCGGTCCAGGAGCCGCTCCGCGATCGCCTGCGCGCCGTCGGCCAGCCGCTTGGCGACCTCCGCGAAGTCAGGGCTCGCCACGAAGGCCAGCGCACGGGCCTTGGCCGCCACGGACGCCAGGTCGGGGGTGCCCTGGGTGAAGGGGAACACGGCACGGCGCAGGGTCGCGGCCAGCGTGCCGCGCTCTGGTCCGGGCCTGCGGGCCTCGCGGCCCAGCAGGATCAGCCCACCGCGCGGACCGTACAGCTGCTTGTAGGTGCTGGTGGTCGTCACGTGGGCGTGGTCGACCGGGCTCTGGTGCAGGCCGGCCGCGACCAGTCCCGCGATGTGCGAGATGTCGGCGAGGAGGTAGGCGTTGGCCTCGTCCGCGATCTCCCGGAACCGGGCGAAGTCGATGCTGCGCGGGTACGCGCTCGCCCCGCACACGATGAGCTTCGGCCGGTGTTTCAGGGCCATTTCACGGATCTGGTCGTAGTCGAGGAGCCCTTCCGGTGTCACCCGGTAGCCGTGGGCGCGGTAGTACCGGCCGGTCACCGAGGCGGGGGAGCCGTGGGTCAGGTGGCCGCCGCAGTCCAGGTCGAGCCCGAGCAGGCTGTCGCCCGGACTCAGCAGCGCCGTGATCACGGCGAGGTTGGCGGAGGACCCCGAGTGCGGCTGCACGATCGCATCCTGTGCCCCGAAGGCGGCGCACGCCCGCTCGATCGCGAGGCGCTCGATGTCGTCGGCGATGCCGCAGCCCGCGTGGTAGCGGTTGCCGGGATACCCCTCCGCGGTCAGGTTCCCGAGCGCGCTGCCCTCGCAGGCCAGCACGGACGGGTCCGCGACACTGGACGCCGCGACCATCATCAGCGTCTCGTGCTGGCGCGCCGACTCCCGCGCCAGCAAGTCGTACAGGACGGAATCGCTCTCTCTCAGCCGGGTGTTGGCGTGCGCGGAGAATGCGGCCAGGTCCGGCACGGGCACCCGCGGTGCGCCGCCCCGGTGTCCGTCCCCGTCCAGCGGATCGCTGACGGGCGCGGGCAGGGTGAGACTCATGACTGTCCCCTCTCGGAATCGTCCGTGATGGCCGTGCTGGATGCGCCGGTGTCCTCAGCGGGCCGCATCGGCGGTGTCCGTCCCGTCGGCCTCCAGCGCACCGAAGGCCTCGGCTGCCCGGACCGCTTCCGCACCGTGCTGCCCGTCCGCGGCGATCTTCTCGGCGAGCTCGGAGACCACCGGGTTCTGGAACACGGTCTTGACCGGTACCGGCACCCCGAGCAGCTGCCCCAGCAGCCCCGCGAGCCGGGTCCCGCTGAGCGAATCGCCGCCCAGGGTGAAGAAGTTGTCGCCGGGCGCCACCCCGTCCAGACCGAGGATGTCGGCGACGGCCGCGCACAGCACCAGCTCCAGCGCGCTGCCCGTCCCGTCCCCGCCCTCCCGTGCGGCCTCGTCGTCGGCGGACTGCCGGCTCCCGGCGGAGGAGGCCAGCCGCAGCCGGTCGACCTTGCCGTTGCGGGTCAGCGGCAGCTGGTCCAGCACGGTCAGCGTGGCGGGCACCATGGAGCCGGGCAGCTGCGCGGCGAGCCGCTCCAGCACCCGGTCCGCCGCGGCGGCATCGCCGTCGGCGCCGGCGACCACGAAGGCGTGCAGGCGCCGCACCCCGTGGGCGCTGGCGGGGGCCACCACCACGGCCGCCTCGACCTCCTCGTCCTGACGCAGCACGGCCTCGATCTCGCCCAGCTCGATCCGGTGGCCCTGGATCTTGACCTGGAAGTCGTCCCGGCCCAGGATCTCGATGCTGCCGTCCGGCAGGTAGCGGCCCAGGTCGCCGGTCAGATAGGCGCGTTCGCCCGTCTCCGGCAGGCGCACGAAGCGGCTCGCGGTGCGATCGGCGTCGTTCCAGTAGCCGAGCGCGAGGCCGACGTCACTGGCCACGGCCATCTCGCCGACGACCCCGAGGGGGCGCTCGTACGCCGCGCCGTCGACGATGTAGTAGCGCTGGTTGGTGATCGGCTTGCCGTAGGGGATGCTCGTCCAGGACGGGTCGACCTCGCCGATCGGCTGGAACAGCGACCAGCAGATCGTCTCGGTCGGACCGCCCGAGCCCACGACCTGGATCCGCGGGCTCTGCGCGCGCAGCCGGTCCGGCAGGGTCAGCGGGATCCAGTCGCCGGAGAGCACCGACAGCCGCAGCGACTCCAGCGGCCGGCCGCCGCCGCGGCGCTCGCGCACCTCGGCCTCGCCGACGAGCAGCTCCATCAGGACGGGCACGGAGTTCCAGAGCGTGACCCGTTCCGTCTGCACCAGATCGGCCCAGACATCGGGTTCGGCGTGGTCGAACGGCGGCGGCACCACCACGGTCCCGCCCTGCGTGAGCACCCCGAAGACGTCGTAGATGGACGCGTCGAAGTGCAGCCCCGAGATGGCCAGCAGCCGGTCCCGTGCACCGACCTCGAAGCGTGCCGCGACGTCGCGGATCAGGTTGACCACACCGATGTGGTCGACCATCACGCCCTTCGGCTCGCCCGTCGAGCCCGAGGTGAAGATCGTGTACGCGAGGTCCGCCGGAGTCTGCGCGGTGTCGGGCCGCGTGGCGGTGCCGGTCTCGAAGTCCTTGTCCACCCGATACCGGCGGGCGGTGGGCGGCCAGCTGATCCGGGACTCCAGCGAGGACTGCGTGAGGATCCGGTCGACCTTGGCCTCGGCCAGCAGCCGGCGCAGCCGCTCCGGCGGCACGGAGGCGTCCAGTGGCAGGTAGGCCGCGCCGGAGGCGAGGATCCCGTACACCGCGGCGTACTGCTCCCAGCCCTTCTCCATCACGACGGCGACCAGCTCGCCGGGAGCCGCCCCGTGCTCGCGCAGGGTGTGCCCGATCCGCCAGGCGTACGCGGCCAGCTCGGCATAGCTGAGCCGCCGCCCGGTGGCGTCCACCACGGCCTCCGCGTCGGGTGTGAGCTCGGCCTGCCGGGCGAACAGCTCGTGCAGGGTGGTGTACGGGATCTGCCCGGCGGTGTCGTTGACCTTGCGGCGCAGCTCCCGCTCGGCTGGCGGGATCAGGTCGAAGCGGGTGGTGTGCAGGCTGTCCGGGTCGTCGGTGAGCCGTTCCAGGAGGTCCACGTACACGCCGAAGGCGGCGTCGACGAACCCGGGAGCGAAGGCGCCGTCCACGAAGTCCCAGATGACGCGGAGCTCTCCGGCCAGTTCGCGCAGCTGCACGTCGAGCGTCACCTGCGGGGTCTGCGAGATCGAGTACACCTCCCGGCCCAGGTCCGTGACCGGCCGGCGCACCGGGTAGTCGAGCAGGCTGGTGACGACCACGGGCATCCCCGCCTGCGCGCCCACACCGTGCAGGCGGGTCAGCTCCCGCAGGACGCGCACGCCGTTGAAGGCCCCGTGCTCCACGTCGCGGGCGAGCTGGTCGCGCAGGGCGTGTGCGCGGTCCAGGAAGGTCGCGCCGGAACCGTCGGCGGCGAGCATCACCGCATTGGTGAAGTCGCCGAGCACGCCGGTGATGTCCGGGTGCACGGCCGGGCGCTGGAAGACCGGGTAGTTGATCGTGAAGTCGGACTCCTCCGCCCAGGCCCGGACCACCTCGGCGAAGGCCGCGGTGAGCAGCACCGACGGGGTCAGGCCCGCTCCGTGCGCCCGCGCGGAGAACTGCTGCCAGTCGGCGGGGGAGAGACGGTGCTCGCGCCGGTCGAAGCGGACTTCGCCGGTGTCCCCGCCGGAGCCGCCGGTGGGCAGCGACGGGGCCGGCGGCAGGGTGGGCACGCGCTCCACCCAGTAGTCGCGCGCGGCGCGAAAGGCCTCGGTGTGCGGCAGGGCCTCGGCGCGCCAGCGGGCGTATTCGGCGAAGCCGATTCCGGGCTGGGGGAGTTCCGCCTCCGGGTTCTCGTACAGGTCGACCAGCTCGGGGAAGAGCACCTGGAAGGCGCTGGAGGCGTCCAGCACCTGCAGGTCGATCCCCAGGTGGACGCGGCCGAGGTTCTCGGGGCCGCCCAGCCGGAAGATCCGCAGGTCGAACAGCGGCCAGCTGCCCACCGGGAAGACCACGTGGCTCATCTCCTCGCGCAGGGCGGCGAGGTGCTCACGGGCGGCAACGGCGGACAGGTGGCGCAGGTCCACGACCGGTATCTCGAACGGCAGCGGGTCGGACGGCACCCACTGGGTGCCGTCCGTGCTGCCGATCGCCCGGAGCATGTCGTGGCGAGCGACCACCCTGCGCCAGGCGGTGGCGAACCGCTCCGGGTCGAGGTCGGCGCGCTCCCACTCGAAGTATCCGTAGCAGCCGATGCCGCCCATCTCGACGGCTTCGCCCCGCCCGATCATCAGTGCCTGCTGCGTCTCGGTCATCGGGAAGGACGCGGCACTGTCCGCGCGGGCGGGCAGGAGCTCGGTCATGGTCCAACTCCATTCGGTGTTACGGGCCGTTGGCTGTTGCGTGCACGGGTGGATGCGGGCCGGGGACGCCCTGCTGCGGGGCAGGGCGAGGCTAGGGGCGGCGAGTTAGCCGCCGGTTATGCTCCGCGAGGCCGGCCGGCCCGCCGGACACCGGAGCCCGCCCCTGCGCCAGGGAGAGCGCGAAGAGGCGTACGAGCGGATGGAACAGGTAGCAGGGCTGGCCCCACTCGTCGGCGCCGCTCACCTCCAACAGGGCCGCGTCGGCGAGCGCCTCCAGCAGCCGCTCTGCCTCCGCCTCCGGCAGGTCCAGTGCCGTCGCCGCCTCGGCGGCCGGGAAGGGCAGCGCTCCCAGCGCGGCCAGCGCCGGGAACACCGCCCGCACCTCCGGTTCCAGGGCACGCCAGGACGGCAGCAGGGAGGTGTGCACGTCCAGGTCGCCGGAGTGCAGCTCACGCAGCCGGGTGACGGGGTCCGCCAGCCTGCGGGCCAGCCGGTCAGGAGTGCAGTGCGGCCGGGCCGCGATCCGGGTTCCGACGATCCGCAGCGCCAGGGGCAGGCCGGCGCAGTGCTCGACGATCGCGGAGGCGGCGCACGGGGCGGCCGCCACCCGGGCGGGGCCGGCCGCAGCGGCGAGGAGTTCCAGCGAGTCCCGCGGCTGCAAGGGGGCGAGGGCCACGGTGTGCGCCCCGGCCACCGTGGGCAGCGCCGTACGCCCTGTCACCAGTACGGCGGGCTCGGGGGTGTTGGGCAGCAGCGGGCCCAGCTGGGCGGCGCCCGAGGCGTTGTCCAGCACGATCAGCAGCCGCCTGCCCCGGGTCCGCTCCCGGTACAGGCGCACCAACTGGTCCTGGTCGTCGGCGGCCGGTACGTCGTCCATCGGGCCCAGCGCCCGCAGCAGAAGGCGCAGCACTCGGGCGGGGTGCCGCGGGGTACCGTCCGCGGCGCGCAGATCGGCGTACAACTGCCCGTCGGGGAAGTGTCGTTGGCAGCGGTGGGCCGCGTGCACGGCCAGGGCGGTCTTGCCCAGCCCCGCCATGCCGGTGACCAGCACCCGGCGGGGTCGTCCGGAGCTCTGCCGATCGGGGGCGAGCGCGCGGCACACCAGTTCCAGTTCCGGTCCCCGGCCTGTGAAGTCGACGGTGTCCGGCGGCAGCATCGCCGGGGTCGCGGCCGACGGTCCGGACGGCCGCGGCCGGGTGGCCGCGCGTACGGCGGGCGCGGCCACCGGCCGGCGGTCGAGTGTGCCGTCGAGCAGCGCCCGGTAGGTGGCCTGGAGCTCCTCGCCCGGATTGATCCCGAGCTCGTCCGCCAGTACCGCGCGGCCGTGGTGGTAGAGGTGGATGGCGTCCGCCTGCCGTCCGGACCGGCACAGGGCGGTCATCAGCTGGCAGCGGATGCGCTCGCGCAACGGGAACTCGGCGACCAGCCCGGTGAGCTCACCGGTGATCTGCTCGTGCCGGCCGAGGGCGAGGTCCGCGGCGATGCGGTGCTCCAGGGTCACGGCCCGGGCCTCCGTCAGCCGCGGGGCCTCGGCGTCCGCGAGGTATTCCGTGGCGTTCGCGAACGGCTGGCCGTTCCACCGGGCCAGGGCGTCGCGCAGCAGCTCTCCGGCGCGTTCGTAGTCCTCTTTGACCAGTGCCTCGCGGCCGGCGAGCGCCAGCTTCTCGAATTCGTCCAGGTCGACGGTCGCATTACCGATGCTCATGGCATATCCCGGCGGTCTGCGATCGATCGTCACATCGTCGCCGAGAATCTTGCGCAGGCGCGAAATATAGGTGTAGAGCTGTGCGCTGACCGTGGCCGGAGGCGCCCAGCCCCACAGCAGCCGGCACAGCCGATCGTCCGACACGACCTCTTCGCGGGCCAGGAGGAGCGCCGCGAGCACGGTGTGCAGCTTCGCTCCGGAGAACGCGACCCGGTGGCCGTCCCGCCGTACCTCTACTGGCCCGAGCACTCGGAATTCCATGTACCGCCCCATCCGTGATTCCTGAGAAGAATCTTCGAACGAAGCTAGAAGAGTCCGTTGTCTCCTCGATATCGTGTCGATTTCGCGGTGTGCCCGGGTCGCGAAATCGGTGGAACACGGAAGAGAAAGGAGCCGTCCCTACTGTTCCGTTCGTGCCGCAGCGAGCGGTGCAGAGATGATCCACCGAGAGGGGAACCCGAGATGCGCAGCACCCGGACGGCGAAGACGACGGCCGCCTGCCTGGTCGTTCTTGCGGGAATGTTCGTGGGTACCGGGGCCGTCTCGGCCGTCACGGCGGACGGGGGCACGAGCGTCGTGGCGGACGACATGCCGTGGGGGATCGTCAAGCCGGTGCACCCCTCGCACCCGGGCTCCGCCGGCACCCACGGCGACATGCCCTGGGGCTGACCGACGGCCGGCGCCCGCCCACGCACCGCACCACCGCGAACCCGCACCACCGCACCACCGCACCACCGCACCACCGCAATCCCGCACTCGCGCGCATGCCGCCGCCGAGGCCCGATCCGTACCGGACGGGCGTCAGTCCGCCGGATGCGCCAGCAGGGCCGTCAGTTCCTCCGGAGTGAAGGAACGATGCGGCAGCCCTCCGGACTCCCCACGGCCCGGTTCTCCCGCTGCCTCCCGCACGGCCGTCAGCAGCCGGCCCGCCTGCGCCCGCCAGGGCTGCGCGCCGACCTCGCCGAAGCCGGCACAGGCCCGCCGGAACCTCTCCGCCGCCTCCGCACAGCGGCCCCCGAGTGCGTCCACGCATCCGAGGTCCGTTTCCACCCGCGCGTAGAGAAACCGGTCCGCCAGCTCATCAGTGATCTCCAGGGCCTGTTGCAGCGTGTCCCCCGCCGCCTGCAGCAGGCCCTGGCTCCACTGCGTCTGCCCCAGACCCCGCAGCGCGTGGGCCTCGCCGACCCGGTCGCCCTCACCGCGGGTGAGTCGCAGTACGGCGCCGAACGCCTTGCCGGCCTCACCCAGATCGCCCGCACGCAGCCGCACTTCGGCCAGCCGGTACACGCTCTGCGCCTCCGCCCGCACCGATCCGGTACGCCGGCTCAGTGCCACCGCCTGTTCCGCGAGCGGCAGCGCGGCCGACACGTTTCCCCGGTCCAGCTCGATCTGCGCCTGGAAGCCCAGCAGATGGGCCTCGTTCCCGATGTCGCCGGAGGCGTGGAAACCACTCAGGGCCGCCTCGCAGTACTCCAGCGCCCGCTCCCAGTCACCCTGGAAACGTGCGCACATGGCCAGGTTCCGCTGCGCGAGCGCCGCCCCGTCCAGGTCACCGGTGCTGCGCAACAGCCGCAGCGCGGCCATGTTCCAGCCCTCGGCCTGCTCGTAGCGCCGCTGGTAGATCGCCAGCGACCCCAGGAGCCGCAGCATCGTCGCCTCGCCCTGTTCGTCGCCGGCCCGCCGGGCCGAGGCCAGGGCCTGTTCGGCGCTGCGCTGCCAGTCCTCCAGGTAGTTCTTCGTCTCGAAGTGCGGAACCGCGCTCTCGGTCAGCATCCAGGCGTAGCCGGCCCGGCCCGTCTCCGCCGCCTGGGCCACCACGTCGGTCACCGCGGTGCGCTCCGACTCGAACCACTCCATCGGCGAGCCCAGCAGTTCCTCGGCGAGCTCGCCGAGGAAGCCGGGCGCGGGCGCCGCCGGCCGGCCCACCGGGAACCGCCTGCCGTCGATCCGCCGGTGCGCCTCCTCCGCCAGCCAGAGCCAGGCCCCGAAGGCCCGCTCCAGCGCGGCGTCCGTCTCCTCCTCCGGCTCGTCCGACTCCGCCCGCTCCCGGGCGAACAGCCGCAGCAGGTCCTGGAACCGGTAGCGGGCCGGCCGGCCCGGCGCCGCCTCCGCCACCTCCAGCAGCTGGGCGTCGACCAGGTGGTCGATCAGCTCCTCCGCGTGCCACACGCTGGTGTCCAGTACGGCCGCGCCCGCCCAGGCGGCGAAGTCCGCCGTGCGCAGCAGCCCGAGGCGCCGGTACATCCGGGCCGCCTCCGGCGGCAGGTCCCGGTAGGTGAGCCGGAAGCCGGCCCGCACCCCGCCCTCTCCCGGGCTCAGTACGTCGAGTCGGGACCGGTGGTCGCGCAGCCGCTCCACCAGGCTGCGCACGCTCAGGTTGGGCTTGGCCGCCAGCCGCGCTCCGGCGATCCGCAGTGCCAGCGGCAGGCAGTCGCAGAGCGCGCCGAGCTGCTCCACCGCCACCGGGTCGCTGCCGAACCGGTCCGCCCCGGCCAGTTTGATCAGGAGGGCGGTCGCCTCGGCCGGTTCCAGCATCCGCAGCCGGATGCTCAGCGCCGTGTAGTCGCCGGTCAGGTCACCCAGGTTCTCCCGGCTGGTGGCCAGCACCACGCTGCGTCCGCCGCCGGGCAGCAGGGGTCTGAGCTGTTGGAAGGAGCGTACGTTGTCCAGGACGATCAGCGTTTTGCGGGTGCTGAGCAGACTCCGCAGCAGTGAGGCCCGCTCGTCGGGGTCGGCCGGGACCTGGGGTGCGGCGATGCCGAGAGCGCGCAGGAAGCGGTCGAGCACGGCGGCGGGGGACACCGGTGCCTGCTCCTCGTCGTATCCCCGCAGGTCGGCGAAGAGCTGACCGTCCGGGAACTGGTCGGCGACCTGGCTCGCCCAGTGCACCGCCAGTGCCGTCTTGCCCACCCCGCCCACGCCCACGATCGTCGCCAGGGC
This window encodes:
- a CDS encoding low specificity L-threonine aldolase; amino-acid sequence: MNTDSSGIVDLRSDTVTRPGPGMRAAMAGAEVGDDLFGEDPTVRALEERLAGLFGFPAALFTPSGVMANQIALQLLVAPGEELVCDAEAHVLAHEEASPARYGGIQTRTVAAERGVVTAALLAGTVRRGNAYTLGTRAVEVEQTHTRAGGTVHPLETLREVRELTSGAGVAVHMDGARIWNAMAATGTAAAQYGETADSLSVCLSKGLGAPVGSVLLLRSEHLPRARKLRHGLGGGMRQSGILAAAGLYALDHHVERIGEDHDHAGLLAAGLRDAGFPVRPPETNIVLVEVPGADEVVARASQEGVLVTAPDPDTVRLVTHLDAGDKACRRALEVLTAVMTDVVAGARRTAPAGRSQEQEAEESEVTA
- a CDS encoding non-ribosomal peptide synthetase, whose protein sequence is MTELLPARADSAASFPMTETQQALMIGRGEAVEMGGIGCYGYFEWERADLDPERFATAWRRVVARHDMLRAIGSTDGTQWVPSDPLPFEIPVVDLRHLSAVAAREHLAALREEMSHVVFPVGSWPLFDLRIFRLGGPENLGRVHLGIDLQVLDASSAFQVLFPELVDLYENPEAELPQPGIGFAEYARWRAEALPHTEAFRAARDYWVERVPTLPPAPSLPTGGSGGDTGEVRFDRREHRLSPADWQQFSARAHGAGLTPSVLLTAAFAEVVRAWAEESDFTINYPVFQRPAVHPDITGVLGDFTNAVMLAADGSGATFLDRAHALRDQLARDVEHGAFNGVRVLRELTRLHGVGAQAGMPVVVTSLLDYPVRRPVTDLGREVYSISQTPQVTLDVQLRELAGELRVIWDFVDGAFAPGFVDAAFGVYVDLLERLTDDPDSLHTTRFDLIPPAERELRRKVNDTAGQIPYTTLHELFARQAELTPDAEAVVDATGRRLSYAELAAYAWRIGHTLREHGAAPGELVAVVMEKGWEQYAAVYGILASGAAYLPLDASVPPERLRRLLAEAKVDRILTQSSLESRISWPPTARRYRVDKDFETGTATRPDTAQTPADLAYTIFTSGSTGEPKGVMVDHIGVVNLIRDVAARFEVGARDRLLAISGLHFDASIYDVFGVLTQGGTVVVPPPFDHAEPDVWADLVQTERVTLWNSVPVLMELLVGEAEVRERRGGGRPLESLRLSVLSGDWIPLTLPDRLRAQSPRIQVVGSGGPTETICWSLFQPIGEVDPSWTSIPYGKPITNQRYYIVDGAAYERPLGVVGEMAVASDVGLALGYWNDADRTASRFVRLPETGERAYLTGDLGRYLPDGSIEILGRDDFQVKIQGHRIELGEIEAVLRQDEEVEAAVVVAPASAHGVRRLHAFVVAGADGDAAAADRVLERLAAQLPGSMVPATLTVLDQLPLTRNGKVDRLRLASSAGSRQSADDEAAREGGDGTGSALELVLCAAVADILGLDGVAPGDNFFTLGGDSLSGTRLAGLLGQLLGVPVPVKTVFQNPVVSELAEKIAADGQHGAEAVRAAEAFGALEADGTDTADAAR
- a CDS encoding DUF2461 domain-containing protein — translated: MTFSGFPPSALRLYEDLAADNSKEAWRLRHRERYERDVRAPMDELAAELGTFFEEWAGPDAVRVLGPVRDTRMSHDKSPYKTYQGAYLDLLPCLGLWVHLDRDGLYASGRWYPYAGAEVARYRTAVEEEDGGTELAAIAARLTEQGFALGGDRLRSRPRGVPADHPRLDLLRHRKIDAGRRYGPAAGLHTARAGELVRETWLLVRPLLDWMAARDLTPKPRERGVEEPS
- a CDS encoding BTAD domain-containing putative transcriptional regulator gives rise to the protein MLGPVEVRRDGHRVAFSGAKLHTVLAALLLAREEVVSDDRLCRLLWGWAPPATVSAQLYTYISRLRKILGDDVTIDRRPPGYAMSIGNATVDLDEFEKLALAGREALVKEDYERAGELLRDALARWNGQPFANATEYLADAEAPRLTEARAVTLEHRIAADLALGRHEQITGELTGLVAEFPLRERIRCQLMTALCRSGRQADAIHLYHHGRAVLADELGINPGEELQATYRALLDGTLDRRPVAAPAVRAATRPRPSGPSAATPAMLPPDTVDFTGRGPELELVCRALAPDRQSSGRPRRVLVTGMAGLGKTALAVHAAHRCQRHFPDGQLYADLRAADGTPRHPARVLRLLLRALGPMDDVPAADDQDQLVRLYRERTRGRRLLIVLDNASGAAQLGPLLPNTPEPAVLVTGRTALPTVAGAHTVALAPLQPRDSLELLAAAAGPARVAAAPCAASAIVEHCAGLPLALRIVGTRIAARPHCTPDRLARRLADPVTRLRELHSGDLDVHTSLLPSWRALEPEVRAVFPALAALGALPFPAAEAATALDLPEAEAERLLEALADAALLEVSGADEWGQPCYLFHPLVRLFALSLAQGRAPVSGGPAGLAEHNRRLTRRP
- the glyA gene encoding serine hydroxymethyltransferase, producing MSLTLPAPVSDPLDGDGHRGGAPRVPVPDLAAFSAHANTRLRESDSVLYDLLARESARQHETLMMVAASSVADPSVLACEGSALGNLTAEGYPGNRYHAGCGIADDIERLAIERACAAFGAQDAIVQPHSGSSANLAVITALLSPGDSLLGLDLDCGGHLTHGSPASVTGRYYRAHGYRVTPEGLLDYDQIREMALKHRPKLIVCGASAYPRSIDFARFREIADEANAYLLADISHIAGLVAAGLHQSPVDHAHVTTTSTYKQLYGPRGGLILLGREARRPGPERGTLAATLRRAVFPFTQGTPDLASVAAKARALAFVASPDFAEVAKRLADGAQAIAERLLDRGFRLVTGGTDTHMVLLDLRGSGVTGDVAEEALEACGIVVNRNRVPGDTTPVRVTGGLRLGTNTLAARGMDRTVAAECADLVADVLTALAAPGGSLPDDLRDRVRTRVGELCAAHPLPGYLP
- a CDS encoding BTAD domain-containing putative transcriptional regulator, with amino-acid sequence MNRFVFRLLGPLLVQAEDGPLRINGRRQATVLAMLVLYADRVVSVDTLVDAVWPDSPPATARNQIAICVATLRKTFKQAGVTDLLITSPPGYLLAKGEHRIDVQEFLERADQGRDAARHGRTEEACTLFEEALSIWRGSALDETPGSRLEAEATRLEQVRLTLIEERAGLMLQLGRHRVLIGELTELVARHPLREQCREHLMLALYRSGQRAEALDVFLHGRRLLTEQLGIEPGPGLRQLHDLILRDSPELTRPPAVVTPAPAAVHTIPAQLPAGVMAFTGRQREMASLDRLLKEPYNPHTPALATIVGVGGVGKTALAVHWASQVADQFPDGQLFADLRGYDEEQAPVSPAAVLDRFLRALGIAAPQVPADPDERASLLRSLLSTRKTLIVLDNVRSFQQLRPLLPGGGRSVVLATSRENLGDLTGDYTALSIRLRMLEPAEATALLIKLAGADRFGSDPVAVEQLGALCDCLPLALRIAGARLAAKPNLSVRSLVERLRDHRSRLDVLSPGEGGVRAGFRLTYRDLPPEAARMYRRLGLLRTADFAAWAGAAVLDTSVWHAEELIDHLVDAQLLEVAEAAPGRPARYRFQDLLRLFARERAESDEPEEETDAALERAFGAWLWLAEEAHRRIDGRRFPVGRPAAPAPGFLGELAEELLGSPMEWFESERTAVTDVVAQAAETGRAGYAWMLTESAVPHFETKNYLEDWQRSAEQALASARRAGDEQGEATMLRLLGSLAIYQRRYEQAEGWNMAALRLLRSTGDLDGAALAQRNLAMCARFQGDWERALEYCEAALSGFHASGDIGNEAHLLGFQAQIELDRGNVSAALPLAEQAVALSRRTGSVRAEAQSVYRLAEVRLRAGDLGEAGKAFGAVLRLTRGEGDRVGEAHALRGLGQTQWSQGLLQAAGDTLQQALEITDELADRFLYARVETDLGCVDALGGRCAEAAERFRRACAGFGEVGAQPWRAQAGRLLTAVREAAGEPGRGESGGLPHRSFTPEELTALLAHPAD